CTGGCGACGATCTCGTCCTGGAGCTTCTGGGCGGGCAGGTTCGCCGCGACGTATGCCTCCACCTGCGACCAGGGGAGCTGGGAGTTGGGATTGTCGACCTCGCTCAGGTACTTCCGGTAGTCGAACTGGCCGTTGGTCTGAAAGACCGGGGCCTTCATGAGGAAGTCGGGAGGGGTCAACCGGATCGCTGCCTTGATCTCCTCGGGCGTGACCTGGATGTGGCGGCGGCGAGCCTCCTGCTCCATGAGCTTGGCGCGCACGATCTGCTGCCACGCCTGCTCGCGCACATAGCTGTCCTCGCCCTCCTGCATCGCCCGCTGCGCCGTGAGCTGCTGGACCATCTGCGTGTAGAGCTGGTTGAAATCCTGGTAGCGGACCGGGTCCCCGTTGATCGTGGCGATGACCCCCTTGGGTCCCTGCCCCTGCGAATTCGACTGGCCGACCACCCCGCCCAATTCCAAGATCCCGAATCCGACCAGGAAGACGATGGCCGTAATCCAGATGATGAGCTTCATGTTCTCGCGCAGCGACTGCATCATATCGGCGATACCTCGATTTGAAGTTGAGTGGGACGGAGACGCCGCCCGGGGTGCCGCGGGAATCGCGGAACGATCCCAATAAGGCTAACAGTCGCGAAACGACCGCGCAAGTCGGCCATCGGCACGCGTTTTCCATTGACGTGCCAGCGGTCGCGAGGCAACGTCATGATTCATGATGCGCCACCCCGAGCGGAGATCTCGCAATGCCGCGCGCTGAAGCCCCGGAAGCGGAACGGGAGCTCTTCGAGCACGTCCTCGACGCGCTCGATACGGGGCTCCTCGTGCTCGATCAGGACCGTCATGTCGCCGCGATCAACGATACGCTCGCCCGCGGCTGGGGCGTCGATCGCGAGGACGTGATGGGCCGCCCGATCGGCGAGGTCTTCGACTCGGAAGCGGAACGGTGGTACTTGCCCGAGCGCGGTACCCGCGGCGAGCAGGGCCGCGCGACCCGCGAGGTGCGCGGCACCGTGGCCGAGCGTGAAGTCCTGATGCGCTACAGCTCGAGCGGCCTCGGGGAAAGCGGCGCGGTCCTGATCCGGATCGAGGACCTCGTCGACGCGGACTCGGAAGAAGAGGTGTTCCGGAACACCGAGCGCCTGATCTCCCTGGGCGAGCTCTCGGCGCGGGTCGCGCACGAGATCCGGAACCCGCTCACCGGCGTCCGGACGACCGTTCAGTTCGTGGCGTCGAAGCTCCGCGCCGGCGACTCCCGCCGCGACGACCTCCAGGATGTCCTCAAGGAGCTCGATCGGATCGAGCAGATCATCACCGACCTCCTCCTCTTCGCGCGGCCGCAGGCCGGGCGTCCCGTTCCGACCGACCTCCGGGAGATCGCCGAAAAGGTTCTCGACAACCTCGCGCGCCGGCTCGAAGACGCCTCGATCGAGGTCGAGCGGGACCTGGACGAGGATCTCCCAGAGGTGACCGTCGATCCCGACATGGCGCAGCAGGTCGTGCTGAACCTCCTGATCAACGCGATCCAGGCGATGCCCGAAGGCGGGACCTTGAAGGTCGGGGCCGGGCTCAGGCGTACCCGGTACAAGAAGGCATACGTCGACGTTGTCGTCGTGGACAGCGGCTCGGGGATCCCGGATGAGGTGAAGGAGAAGATCTTCGATCCCTTCTTCACGACGCGTTCCATGGGCACCGGGCTCGGGCTATCGATCTCACTCCAGATCGCGCGCGAGCACGGCGGGAACCTGACCGCGCGAAACCTCGCCCAGGGCGGGGCCGCGTTCCGGTTCAGCCTGCCGGCGCTCCTGACGCCCGAGATCGAGGAAGGGCGGGAGGAGAAATGAAGCTCCGCATCCGGATCGCCGACGACGAGGAGCTGATCCGGAAGTCCCTCGTGAAGCTCCTCCGGGACGAGGAATACGACGTCGACGCGGTCGGCACCGCGGCCGAGGTATTGGAATCCGTCCGGCGCGACCCTCCCCACCTCCTCGTCCTGGATCTGCGCCTCCCCGACGGGAGCGGCCTCGATCTCCTCCCGCGCTTGAAGACGCTGGCCCCGGAGATGAAGGTCATCGTCATCACGGCGTTCGGGGACCTCCCGACCGCGGTCGAGGCGATGCGGCAGGGGGCCACCGACTTCCTCAAGAAGCCGTACGAGATGCACGAGATGCTGCTGGCCGTGGAGCGGCTGAAGTCGGGCATCGTCCGCGAGACCCAGCTCGACGCCTTCCGCCGCGGCGAGCTCGAGTCGTTTCTCAAGACCCGGATCATCGGCGAGTCGCCGGCCATGCGCCGGATCTGGGACGTGGTGGGGAAGGTCTCGCTCAGCGAGGCGACGACCGTCCTCATCGAAGGGGAGAGCGGCACCGGGAAGGAGCTGGTCGCCCGCGCCGTCCACTTCCAGAGCAGCCGGAAGGACGCCCCCTTCCTGGCTCTGAACTGCTCCTCGTTCCAGGAGCAGCTTTTGGAGAACGAGCTTTTCGGCCACGAGCGCGGCGCCTTCACCGACGCGCGGGAGCCGAAGCGCGGGCTGGTCGAGCTGGCCGACCAGGGAACGCTCTTCCTGGACGAGGTCGGCGACCTGCCCGCCGCGACCCAGGCGAAGCTCCTCCGTTTCATCGAGGACCGGACGTTCCGTAGGGTCGGCGGCGCGGCCGACATCACGGTGGACCTTCGGATCGTTGCCGCGACAAACCGGGAGCTCGACCCCGCGGTCCGGGACGGCGCATTCCGCCAGGATCTCTTCTACCGCCTCAAGGTCGTCTCGGTCGACCTGCCGCCGCTTCGAGAGCGGGGCGAGGACGTGATCCTCCTCGCGCGCCACTTCCTGGCTCTCTACAACGACAAATTCCGAAAGCGGTTCCTCTCGCTCGATGCGGAAGTGGAGTCGATCTTCCGCTCCTACGGCTGGCCGGGGAACGTTCGCGAGCTCAGGAACCTCCTCGAGCGGATCGTGCTGCTCGAGGACGACGAGGTGCTGCGCGAGGATCATCTCCCCGGCGAGATGGTCGCGCAGTTCGAATCGGTGCCGCGCGTGCTCCGCGACGCGCTCGCGGCCCGGGGCGAGGGCGAGGAAGGGATGCCGACCCTCGCCGAGGTGGAGCAGGAGCACATCCTCCGCGTGCTCGAGCACTCCGAAGGGAATCGGTCGCGCGCCGCGCGCGTGCTCGGCATCTCCCGCCAAAGCCTGATCGAGCGATTGAAGCGAATCGCAGCCGCGCGCGGATCGCTCGCGAGCGAAGAATCCGCGCGTCCCCGCCTCCCGCGCTGATCGCGGAATAAACTTCCGCGCCGATCACGGATCAACGTCCGCGCTGATCGCGCGCCGAACTTCCGCGCGAATCTTCCGCGCGCGAACCCACCAATCGCCTGTCGTCTTTCTTGGGATGTCGCGTTTCTCGACAGTCGATGACATTCACACGCTGCGCCTCGTGAATCGCGCGCGCGCGAAGATTCGCTGTCCATTCCCGTTACAGATCGATCTGAAATCACGGCGCGAGCGCGCGCTTCATTTCGTTTCGAAGTATCGCGCGTAAGAGTCGGACGCGATGCGCGATCACTGCTCGCCGCACGTCCGCGTTCGTGCGCGCGATCAGTTGGCTCGCTTCGTGCTTCATCTATACGCGCGATGAACTCAGCGTGGACTATGGGAGGTGTGGATTGCCGATGTCCGTCCTCATCGTGGACGACGAGCAGCTTCTGGTTCGCACCGTCTCCAGCGTCCTCAAGGAAGCGGGATATCGGATAGCGGTCGCGGGATCGGCGGAGCAGGCCGAGAAGCACGTCTTCGGTGCCACTCCGTTCGATCTGATCGTCGTCGACAACCGCCTCCCGAAGGAGAGCGGGATCGAATTGATCAAGCGGCTCCGCGAGGCCGCAGTGAAGTCGAAGGTCATCCTCATGACGGCGTACGAGACGCCGGAGGTGAAGTCCGAGGCCAAGCGCCTCAAGGTGGACCGGTACCTGAGGAAGCCGTTCGACCTGACGGTTCTCGTGGACGAAGTTCAGAGCCTGATCGGGCCCGGCGGCAATTCGGCCGCGGGCTGATACCGAAGCAAGTCAAACGTGAGGGGAGGTGATTTGCGAATGCCGGCCAAGAAGAAGGCTGCCAAGAAGAAGGGCGCCAAGAAGAAGTAACAAGATTCAAGCGGATTGGGCACGTCCTCAAGGGTCGTCCGGCTTCGGCCGGTCGGCCCTGTTTTTTCTCCATCTTTGAGTATTAGGGCGGCCGAGTTCATCGAAATCGATGGGTCCTGCAGCACAATTCAGGTACCCTCAGGGTGGTTCGCCCCTCCCGAGCTGCCACAGCCGAGGGGAACCTATGCCTGGATATCTTCGATTCCACACCATCCCCGCGTCGGCCCTGCTCATCAGCCTGTTTGCCTGCTCGACAGCGAGCACTGCGCTGGCGGCGACACACACTCCTTTTCTGACTTTGACCTCCGATGGTTCCGCCCAGTACTTCGCGCGATCGGTTGCCTCAGGTCGGGACGTGAATGGTGACGGCTACGAGGATGTGCTCATCGGGGCTACGCTTAACGGCCCTGGAACGACGCTCCTGGGCGAGGTCCTACTGTACTTTGGCGGCCCGGGAATGGACTCGATACCCGACCTCACGATCCCGAGCGAGCCAGACTACGCTGCGGGCAATTTCGGGGCGTATGGAACGGCCCTGGTCGACGTGAATGGGGACGGGTACGCGGATGTCGTGGCCGGGAACATCTACGGCAACTCCAAGGGCCAGGTCTTCGTTTATTTCGGCGGCCCCGCCATGGATGCCATCCCGGATCTCGTGTTGTCAGGCACGTTCACCGGCGAATTGTTCGGTTTTGCAATCTCTTCGGCGGGGGATCTCAATGGAGACGGGTATGAGGACCTCGTCGTCACCTCCCCGAATTTCATTCCTCTGACTGATCCCGAGGCCGAAGTGCAGGGTCGCGCGTACATCTATTTCGGGGGACCGACGGTCGATGCCACCCCGGACCTGATCCTGGAAACCCCTTATCCGAAGGTGAGGCAGTTCTCTACACACTTCGGCAATGCGGTGGCACCGGCTGGTGATCTCAACGGGGATGGAATGACCGATCTGGTAGTCGGATACGCGGAGGTTCCGGATGCCGGCCCCTGCTGCTTCGCGAGGGCGTTCATCTATTACGGCGGTCATAGTCTTGACGGCAGCCCCGACTGGGCTGTCAGGTCTAGCTTCTCGAATGGCCTGAACCACTCTGTCTCTGGCGCGGGGGATTTCAATGGAGACGGTTATGACGACGTGGCCCTTACAGGACATGTCGCCGACTCGACAGGCGTAATCTCCACCCGCGCCTACCTGTACTTCGGCGGCCCCGTTACGACCGCAAATCCCACTCCAAATCTGATCTTGGTTGGCGACCCTTCGGGGCACCAATTTGGAAGGACAATCCTCGGTGGCCGGGACTTGAACGGTGACGGGAAGCCGGACTTGTTGATCGGGGATTTTGGACGGGCGTTCGTGTTCTACGGTGGAGCCGGCGCTGATTCCGTTCCGGACGACGTCGTTTGCGCCTTGTTTGAGCGGAGTGATTTCGGAGCGAGAATGGCGGTGGGCGATCTGAATGGCGACGGCGTAGCGGACGCCGTGGTGACCGCGACAGACTACTTTGGTGGCTCGGGGCACGTTTACGTCTTCGACGTCTCCTCACCACTTGAATCGCGTGCCTTGCCCCGACATGGCACGATCACCCTGAATTCGGGGTCCCCGCCGGTATGTCTTCGTTTTGAACCGGTCAACGGCTCTTACTCTAACGCCGATGTGGACCCGGCTAGCCTCCGACTGGTCTCGCCGGGGACGGGTGATGTCGGGGAGATCTCAGCCATCCCCTCCAAGTTCCCCGATGAGGGCGACACGGACCGGAACGGAATCGCGGAGCTCGCGGCGTGCTTCACGAAGGCCGATCTCTCACGCCTGTTCTCCACGATTCGGGGCCGCCGCACTGTGGAAGTCGCCCTGGAAGGGCGCCTGGTCCGTGGCCGGCGTTTCCGCGCGCCACTCTCACTGGCAGTGGCTGGGGGAGGCGGAGGGAAGGAGCCGAACCTCTCGCTGCGGCCAAATCCCTTCAACCCGACCGGAACTCTGTCCTTCGAGACGGTCAATCTGGGGCGAGTCACCGTTCGTCTGTTCGACGTCAGGGGCCGATGCGTCAGGAGGGTTTGGACCTCCGCCTTCACCGACGCGGGAATCCACGACGTCCGGATCGACGGGCGTGACGATCGCGGGTCCGCGCTCGCCTCCGGAGTCTATTTCTACCGGATCGAGAGCTCAGACGGGGTCCTCGGAGGCCGGATCGTCATCGCCAAATAGGTTGAGCACCAAGGGTGCACCCCCCGTCACACTCGGTAGAACTCGCGGCCGTTTGACACCGACACGCACCGCTGGGACAATCGGGCCGTGCCCGACCGCGCCGCGACCGCCGGCGTCCCGATGGTTCGCCTCTTCGGGGCCCGGCAGAACAACCTCAAGAATATCGACGTCTCCTTTCCGCGCGCGTCACTGACGGTCGTGACCGGCGTGAGCGGCTCGGGGAAGTCGTCGCTCGCCTTCGACACGATCTACGCCGAGGGCCAGCGACGGTACGTCGAGTGCGTCTCCACCTACGCGAAGCAGTTCCTCGACCGCCTGCCCCGTCCCGATTACGAC
The window above is part of the Candidatus Eisenbacteria bacterium genome. Proteins encoded here:
- a CDS encoding T9SS type A sorting domain-containing protein, giving the protein MGPAAQFRYPQGGSPLPSCHSRGEPMPGYLRFHTIPASALLISLFACSTASTALAATHTPFLTLTSDGSAQYFARSVASGRDVNGDGYEDVLIGATLNGPGTTLLGEVLLYFGGPGMDSIPDLTIPSEPDYAAGNFGAYGTALVDVNGDGYADVVAGNIYGNSKGQVFVYFGGPAMDAIPDLVLSGTFTGELFGFAISSAGDLNGDGYEDLVVTSPNFIPLTDPEAEVQGRAYIYFGGPTVDATPDLILETPYPKVRQFSTHFGNAVAPAGDLNGDGMTDLVVGYAEVPDAGPCCFARAFIYYGGHSLDGSPDWAVRSSFSNGLNHSVSGAGDFNGDGYDDVALTGHVADSTGVISTRAYLYFGGPVTTANPTPNLILVGDPSGHQFGRTILGGRDLNGDGKPDLLIGDFGRAFVFYGGAGADSVPDDVVCALFERSDFGARMAVGDLNGDGVADAVVTATDYFGGSGHVYVFDVSSPLESRALPRHGTITLNSGSPPVCLRFEPVNGSYSNADVDPASLRLVSPGTGDVGEISAIPSKFPDEGDTDRNGIAELAACFTKADLSRLFSTIRGRRTVEVALEGRLVRGRRFRAPLSLAVAGGGGGKEPNLSLRPNPFNPTGTLSFETVNLGRVTVRLFDVRGRCVRRVWTSAFTDAGIHDVRIDGRDDRGSALASGVYFYRIESSDGVLGGRIVIAK
- a CDS encoding response regulator; the protein is MSVLIVDDEQLLVRTVSSVLKEAGYRIAVAGSAEQAEKHVFGATPFDLIVVDNRLPKESGIELIKRLREAAVKSKVILMTAYETPEVKSEAKRLKVDRYLRKPFDLTVLVDEVQSLIGPGGNSAAG
- a CDS encoding PAS domain-containing protein, which translates into the protein MPRAEAPEAERELFEHVLDALDTGLLVLDQDRHVAAINDTLARGWGVDREDVMGRPIGEVFDSEAERWYLPERGTRGEQGRATREVRGTVAEREVLMRYSSSGLGESGAVLIRIEDLVDADSEEEVFRNTERLISLGELSARVAHEIRNPLTGVRTTVQFVASKLRAGDSRRDDLQDVLKELDRIEQIITDLLLFARPQAGRPVPTDLREIAEKVLDNLARRLEDASIEVERDLDEDLPEVTVDPDMAQQVVLNLLINAIQAMPEGGTLKVGAGLRRTRYKKAYVDVVVVDSGSGIPDEVKEKIFDPFFTTRSMGTGLGLSISLQIAREHGGNLTARNLAQGGAAFRFSLPALLTPEIEEGREEK
- a CDS encoding sigma-54-dependent Fis family transcriptional regulator, whose product is MKLRIRIADDEELIRKSLVKLLRDEEYDVDAVGTAAEVLESVRRDPPHLLVLDLRLPDGSGLDLLPRLKTLAPEMKVIVITAFGDLPTAVEAMRQGATDFLKKPYEMHEMLLAVERLKSGIVRETQLDAFRRGELESFLKTRIIGESPAMRRIWDVVGKVSLSEATTVLIEGESGTGKELVARAVHFQSSRKDAPFLALNCSSFQEQLLENELFGHERGAFTDAREPKRGLVELADQGTLFLDEVGDLPAATQAKLLRFIEDRTFRRVGGAADITVDLRIVAATNRELDPAVRDGAFRQDLFYRLKVVSVDLPPLRERGEDVILLARHFLALYNDKFRKRFLSLDAEVESIFRSYGWPGNVRELRNLLERIVLLEDDEVLREDHLPGEMVAQFESVPRVLRDALAARGEGEEGMPTLAEVEQEHILRVLEHSEGNRSRAARVLGISRQSLIERLKRIAAARGSLASEESARPRLPR